A window of Nicotiana sylvestris chromosome 8, ASM39365v2, whole genome shotgun sequence genomic DNA:
AGAAATTTGGTTGACTTATAGTAGTGAtaatcaaatttaaaaaaaaaaaaatgaaacacaCACACAATGAGTTGGAGTCCTTTTGGAGTTCGGCATTCCTacataaattatttattttgtcTAGGTACTTAGAATTGGAATTATTAGAATGCTTAGGAGTTGGAAGGAAGTCTTGGCGTagctggtaaagttgttgtcatgtgaccaggaggtcatagGTTTGAGCCGTGAAAATAGCCTTTTGCGGAAATGCAAGCaaggctgcatacaatagaccctaATGACCCGGTCCTTCTccagaccccgcgcatagcgaaAGTTTAGTGCACCGGACTGCCCATAGTGCTTAGGTGTTTAATGATAAGTTCTATACTCTGTCTTAAGTACAGGAACATGACTCTCACTCTTGAAATTATGAAATATTGGCTACCAATACTTATATTCTTTCTCTGATATAATTGTCTAATATTTCATAGTATAAATTATTGTTGCAACTATATAGTACGTGTCTTTTGGTTTCAAACTGAAAACCAAGAAAAAAATTGTCAACAACACACCAGTAAATTTCATATATAAGCAAGTAAAAGTTCTGGTTACAACTTTGGTTTCCTTTTCTCAAAAAGgaatacaaaaaacaaaaaacaagaaCAGATAAAAATTCCACAGTATATCCCATTTTGATACACTTTACATTGATGAAATCATAGGAAAAACTCAGATAATAAAAGTCCAAAACATTCTCTGAAGAACTTGTTTCTTATCTTGATCAGCTGCACAAAATGGAATAAAGTGTGAAATCAaatactaatatatatatatcaaatatTCTATCACTCATCACTATATAATAGAGGAAATTTTTACTCCTCTTATTAAACAAACAACAAGAAACTAAGCCATTTTTTCTCTTCATGTCCTGACCAAAGGTGAATTCATTGGAGAATGAACTGGTGAATTCATGAAATCATCCATTCGTCGAAACGATAAGCTGATCTGAAGTTTGCTCCTGCTGCATTGTTTCTTAACTGCAGATTTACTGTTAAGTCCTTTTGTTTGAAGCACAAAGTTCCTTATCCTTCTTAGAGCAATTCTCATAGTTTCATCGTCCATATTCGCGAAACAAACTCTAAACCAACCTGGTTCAGAACAATGAAAAGAACAACCTGGTGAAACATTAAGTTTCACTTCATTGATAATAATTCTCCACAATTCTAATTCAGATTCAAAAGTTGACTCTTTTAGTAGTCTTCTTAAATCCATCCAGAAAAATAAACCAGCATTACTCTTCAATGTACTAATTCCAACTTGTGCTAGTCCTTTAGTAAACATCCCGTGTCTTTTTCCTAGTCTTTCTGAGCTCTCAGCAATGAATTTTTCGACGAAAATTTCATCAGACAACATTGATGCAATCAAATGTTGTGTCTGTGTTGAAACTAGCCCGAAGCTTGACATTTTTCTAGCAATGTTGACTACTGTATCGTTGTATGAGTAAACAATTCCGACTCTGAATCCTGGAAATCCCAAATCTTTCGACAAGCTATACACAATATGGATCAAATCTTTGTTGCATCCGACATGTTCTTCAACTATTTCAGAAACACTGATGAATTTTGGCTGATCAAAGACAGTAGCAGCATAAATTTCGTCGCATATTAAGTGAATATTTTTCGAATTTATGAATGTTACTATGTCTCTCAGTGTGTCACTGTCAAGAAGAGTGCCTAATGGATTTGAAGGATTGTTTATAAGCAAACCCTTTATATTAATATTGGATTCTTGAGCTTTTTCATATGCAGATTCTAAGGCTTTTTTAGTGACCTTGAAATCATTAGAACTGTCACAAACAACAGGAAATAGTTGTACACCAGTTCTCCACCTTAAATCTCTGTCAAATCTGCAATATTACAAATGCAAAATTATTTAGAATATTCCTCAATAAGtaaactaaaaaaaatagttGTTTCTTTTAAACTTTGTTCCTTGTGCTAGAGAGCAAACTTGAAAACCATGCAACTTTTTTTAATGCTTTTTACAATACTCAAGTAGCGGAGCCCGAAAGTTTACAAAAAGCGTTCACCGTTTAATATACATTTATAAAAAGTAATTGTTGAcctataaaaataatataaaaagtaATTGTTGAcctataaaaataatataattttctATATAGTCAGTATAATTTATGCGGCTATGCCACACCCTATTTGTCCTTGAGAGAACAGAGGGAGACATGACTGATGAAAATGAATTAGGGATGACTTTATGGGACaaatgagaaataaatatatttattatgatacaacttaataaaaaaaattggtCTTTGTCACTTAGGACCACAGGAAATTATGAAGGATGTTACTAGAGGACCCTATTTTCTCTGTTTTGTACAGATGAGTAGTTGATTTCATGTCCCACATTAATAATTTAACTAGGTCCAAACACCcaaaataagttaaaaatatgCAGGTCAAGGGAAGACACTTGTGATAATGATTTGTAAATTATAAGAGCCCCTAAGTTgatgaaacaaatgaaaaaaaaaaattaacttggATTTTCATAAAGAAAATATAAGTTGGTAAGGACTCTaagaagagtttttttttttttttttttttgggtaaggGTCCCTATTGTGTTAAGAATTCCAATAATGAGGTTTTCTTGATTCGAGTTGTGAGAATGTAGAAATTTCTTATAGAAGCGTGAGTTTTACGTGGTGTAAAAATAGAGTTAGTCGAGTCGGTAAATTTCGAATACTGAATTCTTACCCGGGATAATATGGGGTAGGAACCAAAAATGCATCTCCAGGATTGGCCAAACAAAAAGCCAGTGTTTCATGAGCTCCAGTTGCTCCTCCACTCATAACAATGCGATTTGGGTCAAATGTGACTTTGTCTCCTCTGACTTTTTCCATAAATCTTGCAACTGCCTGAAATTAAGATTCATTTATATTTATAAGGTAGTTAGAACACTGAATAATTTAGAGTATAAAAAAATAGGAATCTGAGTTTAGCTGGTATTTTGCTTTTAAAAACAATCATACCTGTCTAAATTCTGGCAAGCCATGATAGTCTTGAAAAATGGCAATATCTTTGAAATCTTCAGCTCCTTCAATTGTGCAAATGGAGGCTTTTGGGTTATTGACCACCCATTCTTGGATTAAATCAAAGCAAAGCTGCAAAATACATCAAAATAGAGAAATTAACAAAAACTATAAAGTTTTCAGTTTTAGCCATtttataaagaaaaagaagataatatatcattttttttctcttacCTGATTTTCTGCAAGACCCATCTGAATAACTCCATTAGGATTGTTAGTGAGATGAAAAGGATCAATTTCATAAGCCTTCCAACCATCAAAATAAGCTGAGTTTTCTCCATGTCCATcatttgtggctatttttgaaagaaGCTGCTGCTTTTGGACGTTGCCTGAAATGAACACCATTTTCTGAAAGTTGTAGAGTTGGCTAATTTGCTAGAGGTTATATGGTAAAAGAAGTTTTAAGACTTTGAATATTTTTGTACAAGTCTTATAAATTTGTGGAATGAAAATTGAAGTGGAAGTGATGCCTTATTTATACTAGTAATTCTAAGTGCTACATTGTCATGGTCTCTAAAGAAGTTTCCATGAAAGATAGGATCTACACGCACGCGTAACCAACCCCCCCAaaaccccacccccaccccaccccacccaaaCAATCTCCAAACACCTTTGAAAAagttagtatttttttttaagaaatacAATCTTGAGATACGTTAGGTGGTTTAATTAGTACGTGTGTGTATATGCTAATAGCGCACTAGTTATGAACTGTACAAGTCCCTTCATTTCCCTACTCTCCCCACCAAACATTATTATAACTCTCGCTCAtaaatacaacaacaaaaaacccagcTAAATAACACGAATAGGGTATGGGGAAGGTAGTATATACGCAGACATTATCCCTATCTTATGAAAATAGAGAGATTATTTTCGAAAGGTAGGGGTGGGCGTTCGGACAGTTCGGATTGCATATGAAAATTTCGGTTTGGATTTCCTGTTTTCGGATTGAAGAAATGACAATCTAATTCAAATAACTTCAGATTGGATCAGTTTTTTAAGTTCGGTTTCGGATTATTCGGTTTGGATGTTTTGGATTTTCGGTGTTGTACTTATAagtttagaagtctttctttttacaaaaatgaatatcCAAATAAGTACTTATGTTAAATTGCATAAAAAAGTTCCGCATTCTCACCACAATTATCCAAAAGAAGTATTCAAGTAATGAAATTATTATCAAAAATACAATAGAGACACTAATGCGGGcgataagaagtagaaatagtaAAATCATGTCCAAATAGAAAGTATTGTCACAGTAACTTGGTAGTTAATattgaatatatg
This region includes:
- the LOC104226114 gene encoding 1-aminocyclopropane-1-carboxylate synthase — translated: MVFISGNVQKQQLLSKIATNDGHGENSAYFDGWKAYEIDPFHLTNNPNGVIQMGLAENQLCFDLIQEWVVNNPKASICTIEGAEDFKDIAIFQDYHGLPEFRQAVARFMEKVRGDKVTFDPNRIVMSGGATGAHETLAFCLANPGDAFLVPTPYYPGFDRDLRWRTGVQLFPVVCDSSNDFKVTKKALESAYEKAQESNINIKGLLINNPSNPLGTLLDSDTLRDIVTFINSKNIHLICDEIYAATVFDQPKFISVSEIVEEHVGCNKDLIHIVYSLSKDLGFPGFRVGIVYSYNDTVVNIARKMSSFGLVSTQTQHLIASMLSDEIFVEKFIAESSERLGKRHGMFTKGLAQVGISTLKSNAGLFFWMDLRRLLKESTFESELELWRIIINEVKLNVSPGCSFHCSEPGWFRVCFANMDDETMRIALRRIRNFVLQTKGLNSKSAVKKQCSRSKLQISLSFRRMDDFMNSPVHSPMNSPLVRT